A region of the Callithrix jacchus isolate 240 chromosome 10, calJac240_pri, whole genome shotgun sequence genome:
TGAgaacataagaaaagaaaatgatcagaGCATCTAGAAAGACAGTCAAAGCAACCAGAATAACTGGGTATAAGCGATTAAATGTAATATCAGCACAGGCGAGTTTCATGACATCTTGGTGGAGGCAAAATGTGTGCAAGAGAACACGGGAATGACAATATGGGTAGCAGTAGAGTGAAAGAATTAGGGGCACAATGGACACAAAGCCTCTCATCACAACCCCTAGTCCTACGTTCATCACTTGTGAATTGGTAAGAGTAGAGCTGTACCTCAGTGGTGTGCGGATGGCAATGAAACGGTCATAGGCCATGGCAAGCAAAACACCCGATTCTACAATtgccagtgaatgaatgaagaaggaCTGAGTGAAACAGGCAGCCTGTGCAATCTCCCTCTGTTCTAGCAGCAGGACACCTAGGACTGTGGGCATTGTAGTGAGTGTCATCCCAAGGTCCGTGCCTGCCAGCATAGCCAGGAAGTAGTACATTGGCTCATGAAGGCTGTGGTCATTCCAAATGAGGACAAGAAGTGTGCCATTCCCAAAAAGGATGGAGAAGTAGATGACAAAGAAGGGAATAGAGATCCAACGGTGAATTGTCTCTGAGCCCAGGAAGCCAGTCAGCAAGAAGGGGGCAGCACTGTCGTTAGACAACATGGTAGGTTTTGCAGATGGAGGAGGTCTACTTTAGGGGTGATGACCTCGAAATAtgcagcattctttttttctctcacagtCTTCTTTTAACACATCATCAGGTCATTTTTCACAtcaaaacttaaatattttgtgaattgTCTCATAATTAATTGTAAGCCTGTATTCACAAAGTTTTTTCCTACAATAACAAATAACAGCATTcatagttaaaataataattccaaTTCACTACTAAGcatacaagttttatttttttcaatcacACATCATATGTCTGAGTTTCTAGCCTTGACTCTTGGTCCCAAATGGgacttctttgtttccttttattctctTCACTCTTTTATTCCTTCTTCTATTATTTATCACATGAGCCCTTACTGTGTTTCTGCCTAATTTGAGTCTGTTCAAATTTTTTATCTTGAAATTAATGGGACAGCTGTTTTTAGGGTTAACCACTGAGGAAAATGCTTATTCAATAGAAATGAGCCCATAACCATGAAATTACTGAGAAATATTGTAATCAATATTGCTATTTCAAGTGGACTATGAATAAGAAGAGaactcagcctgggaaacatagcaagatcctgcctcaaaaaaaaaaaaaaaaaaaaggaaggaaggagggagggagggagggagagaaggaaggaaggaaggaaggaaggaaggaaggaaggaaggaaggaaggaaggaagggaattaggttggcatggtggcacacacttgtaaccCAAGCCACTAAacagactgaggcagaaggatcacctgagcccaggactgtgaggctgcagggagctatgattgcaGCACTActcttcagcttgggtgacagagtcagactctgtctctttaaaaaaaataaaataaaataaaataaagtgaatattgctATTTCAAGTGGACTATGAATAAGAAGAGaactcagcctgggaaacatagcaagatcctgcctcaaaaaaaaaaaaaaggaaggaaggagggagggagggagggagagaaggaaggaaggaaggaaggaaggaaggaaggaaggaaggaaggaaggaaggaaggaaggaaggaaggaagggaattaggttggcatggtggcacacacttgtaaccCAAGCCACTAAacagactgaggcagaaggatcacctgagcccaggactgtgaggctgcagggagctatgattgcaGCACAActcttcagcttgggtgacagagtcagactctgtctctttaaaaaaaataaaataaaataaaataaaataaagtgaaagaaaataattcatctgATGTGAGTTTCCACAGAAATCTGAAAACCTGAACAAGTGGGTAAAGTTAGCGAACTCATTTTAGAAAGTCTTCAGTGGACTTGGGACTCACCGAGTTCTTGTGCTGCAAACAGTCAAAAAGTCTGAGTTTTGACACATTAGAGACAAACATGAAAATAGGAGGAGACTCACATTGGAAGCTcataatggaaatattttaaggACAGACCTCTACAATTAAGGCATCCACAAAATGTTAATACTTATTAGAGTCATAAATTTGTAAATATGTTGGTCTGAAGGGCAATAATAACATCAGAAGTTGGCAATTGAGTTAATAAACTTCACACAAGCAGATTTAGGGAAAAGATAAGCACTCTCAGAGAGAAAAACGGCAACTACGTTGCTGATGGAGACAGTCTTATAGACCTCTAATCATTATGAATCAATCTATAAGGCTCCTACTGAGAAAAATTCGTAAGGATGTTTGTAGGGAACTTTGAAATACAGCCTATTTATAATTACACTTTTACAAAATCAAGATTTTTGTTGTCATGTTACCAAGAAATTTTGTGGCTGGTTTatcacaaaacaaagaaaactacaagggAAACATCAGTTTCTCCCAAATTCAATTGATTCTATATGTGTCCAGAATCTTTTagaatatgattttatattataaatattactaCTGACACCTTTGAATGGTAATTCAGTAAAAATGAAGTGATAACAATCTTTGCACCTTTCTTATCTTATAAAAACCTatagaaacaataataattatatgttTCAGAATTTTGGCACATAGTAACATCTCTAATATAAGCAATTATTTGTGGAGAGGGATGGATAGAGGAAAAGTGAAAGGACTTTGGAAATGGCTGCTACTTCATGGGACactgttttaacaaaaaaatgtCAGTCTAGGCATTGAAGTAGCAGATACTATATTCAAATGGATACTAAAAACACTGCTAACTTGAGCCATGAATTATGACCTGTGTGGTGCTCAACTTGGCAAAACTTATCTACTCCACAGGAGTGATGTGTATATCATTATAAGTTCCCTTAACTTTCCAACGTTTCCTTACGAGAGAATGGATAGATGCCAAAATTTGTTGTATAGGATAAGAGCTAACCAAGTATCTGGATCTATGGTCACCCAGAAAGTGACCCAGATTGAGGAAATAGAAGGCCTGATTATTCTTAAACTATAGTCGTGTTTTCAAAACCTTAGCTAAGTTTTGGATATTCAGATGCACAGGGTTATACTAAAACTGTGTGGTAATTACTTGGGAAATGGTTAATACAATttgtaagtatatttttattatatttgcagGCTCTAGCAGCAGCTACACTGGCATTTAATTGTGGCAAATTTGGTGGTACCAGAAACTGTCCACATACCCAAATATTCCAGGGAGAATAGTTTCCCTAATAGTTTAGGGAGTCTCCTAGAATGTGATACATGACAATAGTGACAGTCATAACTTTGGTGGAATTTATCACTCTCAGGCAAGCATAGAGGCCCCATGAGGGATGAAAACATGACTGGAGCTCATTACTGTCTTGCCCCTTTCTGAATGCCTTTGCACTGATTCTTTGAAAGCAACTATCCCAGAGTCCTCAAGAGTTTCTGAGATTAACATAGATACATCATCCAGAGCTTCTTCAGCTTGCCATGCTGACAAGAGGATTAGGAACTGCTCAGGAAACCATCTATAAAGACATAAACTAAaatgagaaggagaaaagagaatattaagatcatgttaaaaaagaaagaaagaaaaaaaggcttctGTCTAGTTCCAGATAATCTGCAAGCACTCTGTACAATTAGTGTCCGCTGAATCTACTTTTTCATCTCCACATATTGCTCCAAAATTGTGTTCCTAtagaagaaattaacaaagatatcgaaataaacatttaaagttaACTGATGATGGGAAGTCATAGGATAAAgacaaactatctgaaaaatcTCAACTTTTAAGTGAGTTTTTTATATCTTACCttaagtataaattaaaatggaagaGGTGACCGGGTACagtggttcccacctgtaatctcagcactttgggaggccaaggcgggcagatcatacggtcgggagttcgagaccagcctagccaacatggtgaaaccctgtctctactaaaaatacaaaagttagccaagtgtggtggcaagtgcctgtttttccagctactccaaaggcggaggcaggagaattggtttaAAAAACCCAGCGGGaggaggttgccgtgaactgagattgaaccactgcacttcagcctgggcaacagaacaagactccgtctcaggaaaaaaaaaaaaaaaaaaaaaaaaaaatggaagaggttTGGAGAGAAACACTGGGAACCCGGGAAAAACTTTACTCtcagtaaaaagaaagaagatcttAAAGGAGATAAACCCCTCAGTAGGCAGAGATATAACAGGGTAGCAAAGTTGATCTGTACTTAACAATGAAAAGGGAAGTTTATAGGTGTGGATACTTATGGTAGTTTAATAgtgaaaaatatagaattatcAACTAAGATAAAGAATGTTCATCGTTTTGTAGAACTAGGTCTTTGGTAATACTGACAATTTCAATATAACGGCAGAAATAAACGCCTAATGACTGAGACGAAAAGTGaataaaaaacagctgggcacggtggctcatgcttgtaatttcagcactttgtgaggttgagaagggcagatcacttgacctcaggagttggagaccagccaggccaacatggcaaaacaccatctctgctaaaaattaccaaaataagctggtggtggtggcacatgactgtaatcccagatactctggaggctgaggcatgagaatcccttgaaccctggaggaggtgggtgcagagagccaagatcacactactgcactccagtataggcaacagagaaaaatctgttttaaaaaaagagataaagaaaaaaaagtgaataaaaaacaagaaagtgaagacagtgtattattttatttatgttgttatggtgaggaaactgagccttgCACAAGTTAAGAAATTAGCCTAAGATCACACAACTAATATGTGTCATAAAGGAATTCAAACACTTGTT
Encoded here:
- the OR51B4 gene encoding olfactory receptor 51B4 encodes the protein MLSNDSAAPFLLTGFLGSETIHRWISIPFFVIYFSILFGNGTLLVLIWNDHSLHEPMYYFLAMLAGTDLGMTLTTMPTVLGVLLLEQREIAQAACFTQSFFIHSLAIVESGVLLAMAYDRFIAIRTPLRYSSTLTNSQVMNVGLGVVMRGFVSIVPLILSLYCYPYCHSRVLLHTFCLHQDVMKLACADITFNRLYPVILVALTVFLDALIIFFSYVLILKTVIGIASRGEQTKALSTCVSHISCVLVFYITVISLTFIHRFGKHTPHVAHITMSYVHFLFPPFVNPIIYSIKTKQIQGSIIRLFSGHRRA